From Coffea arabica cultivar ET-39 chromosome 2e, Coffea Arabica ET-39 HiFi, whole genome shotgun sequence, the proteins below share one genomic window:
- the LOC113728486 gene encoding beta-amyrin 16-alpha-hydroxylase CYP87D16-like isoform X2, which yields MALELTNRVPSYFNEIAAKVDLSMVGLSVVALLAVYVSNYIYRWRNPKCSGALPPGSMGLPMIGESLQLVLPNASIDLPPFLKKRIKRYGPIFKTNVAGRPVIITADPEFNHFLLRQDGKLVDTWSMDTFAEVFDQASQSSKKYTRHLTLNHFGVDSLKEKLLPQMEDMVCETLRKWSSEESIEVKGAAVTMTINFAAKQIFSGDLENAPLNISEMFKDLVEGLMSFPINIPGTAHHKCLQIHKKVRKMMKDVVQKRLAAPERTQGDLLDHIIQDMDTETYIKEDFVVQLMFGLLFVTSDSISTTLALAFKLLAEHPAVLEELTAEHEAILKKRENLNTPLTWNEYKSMTFTLQVINEVLRLGNIAPGFFRRALKDIPVNGYTIPEGWVIMIATAALHLNSNQFEDPLAFNPWRWKNIQPSVVSKCFMPFGSGMKQCAGAEYSRVLLATFLHVLVTKYRWAMVKGGKIVRAPIIRFPDGFHFKISEKSN from the exons ATGGCTTTGGAGCTAACGAACCGCGTTCCCTCATATTTCAATGAAATTGCAGCCAAGGTGGACCTGTCAATGGTTGGCCTCAGTGTTGTAGCTTTACTAGCAGTTTACGTTAGTAACTACATTTACAGATGGAGAAATCCCAAATGCAGCGGTGCCCTTCCTCCTGGTTCTATGGGCCTCCCCATGATTGGAGAATCCCTTCAGTTAGTACTCCCAAATGCTTCCATAGACCTTCCACCGTTTTTGAAGAAGAGAATTAAGAG GTAtggtccgattttcaaaaccAATGTTGCGGGCAGGCCTGTCATCATCACAGCAGACCCGGAATtcaaccattttctccttcGCCAAGATGGAAAACTGGTTGATACATGGTCGATGGACACTTTTGCTGAAGTCTTTGATCAGGCTAGTCAGTCTTCCAAAAAGTATACCAGACACTTGACCTTGAACCACTTTGGCGTGGATTCCCTTAAAGAGAAGCTACTTCCGCAAATGGAAGATATGGTTTGCGAAACCCTTCGTAAATGGTCAAGTGAAGAATCAATTGAAGTGAAAGGAGCAGCGGTTACA ATGACAATCAATTTTGCTGCAAAACAGATCTTCAGCggtgaccttgaaaatgcaccGTTGAATATTAGTGAAATGTTCAAGGACTTGGTAGAAGGACTCATGTCCTTTCCTATCAACATCCCTGGGACTGCACATCACAAATGTTTACAG ATCCACAAGAAGGTCAGAAAAATGATGAAGGATGTGGTGCAAAAGAGGCTAGCAGCCCCTGAGAGAACTCAGGGAGACTTGCTTGACCACATCATCCAAGACATGGACACCGAGACATACATTAAAGAGGATTTCGTAGTACAGTTGATGTTTGGTCTGTTATTTGTCACCTCCGATTCTATTTCGACAACATtagctttggcattcaagttgCTTGCTGAACATCCTGCAGTCTTGGAGGAATTAACT GCTGAGCACGAAGCAATCCTTAAAAAGAGGGAGAACTTGAACACCCCACTCACATGGAATGAATACAAATCTATGACCTTTACCCTTCAG GTTATCAATGAAGTTCTCAGGCTGGGGAACATTGCACCAGGGTTTTTCCGCAGAGCCCTGAAAGACATCCCTGTCAATG GATATACAATTCCAGAAGGCTGGGTGATTATGATCGCCACAGCAGCTCTACATTTGAATTCCAACCAATTTGAAGATCCCCTTGCCTTCAATCCATGGCGCTGGAAG AACATCCAGCCAAGTGTTGTATCAAAATGTTTTATGCCATTCGGGTCAGGCATGAAGCAGTGTGCAGGAGCTGAGTACAGCAGGGTGTTGTTGGCTACCTTCCTACATGTCTTGGTCACAAAATATAG ATGGGCTATGGTCAAGGGAGGAAAGATCGTCCGAGCTCCTATCATAAGGTTTCCTGATGGATTTCATTTCAAAATCTCAGAGAAGAGCAACTAA
- the LOC113728486 gene encoding beta-amyrin 16-alpha-hydroxylase CYP87D16-like isoform X1, whose product MALELTNRVPSYFNEIAAKVDLSMVGLSVVALLAVYVSNYIYRWRNPKCSGALPPGSMGLPMIGESLQLVLPNASIDLPPFLKKRIKRYGPIFKTNVAGRPVIITADPEFNHFLLRQDGKLVDTWSMDTFAEVFDQASQSSKKYTRHLTLNHFGVDSLKEKLLPQMEDMVCETLRKWSSEESIEVKGAAVTMTINFAAKQIFSGDLENAPLNISEMFKDLVEGLMSFPINIPGTAHHKCLQIHKKVRKMMKDVVQKRLAAPERTQGDLLDHIIQDMDTETYIKEDFVVQLMFGLLFVTSDSISTTLALAFKLLAEHPAVLEELTAEHEAILKKRENLNTPLTWNEYKSMTFTLQVINEVLRLGNIAPGFFRRALKDIPVNATGYTIPEGWVIMIATAALHLNSNQFEDPLAFNPWRWKNIQPSVVSKCFMPFGSGMKQCAGAEYSRVLLATFLHVLVTKYRWAMVKGGKIVRAPIIRFPDGFHFKISEKSN is encoded by the exons ATGGCTTTGGAGCTAACGAACCGCGTTCCCTCATATTTCAATGAAATTGCAGCCAAGGTGGACCTGTCAATGGTTGGCCTCAGTGTTGTAGCTTTACTAGCAGTTTACGTTAGTAACTACATTTACAGATGGAGAAATCCCAAATGCAGCGGTGCCCTTCCTCCTGGTTCTATGGGCCTCCCCATGATTGGAGAATCCCTTCAGTTAGTACTCCCAAATGCTTCCATAGACCTTCCACCGTTTTTGAAGAAGAGAATTAAGAG GTAtggtccgattttcaaaaccAATGTTGCGGGCAGGCCTGTCATCATCACAGCAGACCCGGAATtcaaccattttctccttcGCCAAGATGGAAAACTGGTTGATACATGGTCGATGGACACTTTTGCTGAAGTCTTTGATCAGGCTAGTCAGTCTTCCAAAAAGTATACCAGACACTTGACCTTGAACCACTTTGGCGTGGATTCCCTTAAAGAGAAGCTACTTCCGCAAATGGAAGATATGGTTTGCGAAACCCTTCGTAAATGGTCAAGTGAAGAATCAATTGAAGTGAAAGGAGCAGCGGTTACA ATGACAATCAATTTTGCTGCAAAACAGATCTTCAGCggtgaccttgaaaatgcaccGTTGAATATTAGTGAAATGTTCAAGGACTTGGTAGAAGGACTCATGTCCTTTCCTATCAACATCCCTGGGACTGCACATCACAAATGTTTACAG ATCCACAAGAAGGTCAGAAAAATGATGAAGGATGTGGTGCAAAAGAGGCTAGCAGCCCCTGAGAGAACTCAGGGAGACTTGCTTGACCACATCATCCAAGACATGGACACCGAGACATACATTAAAGAGGATTTCGTAGTACAGTTGATGTTTGGTCTGTTATTTGTCACCTCCGATTCTATTTCGACAACATtagctttggcattcaagttgCTTGCTGAACATCCTGCAGTCTTGGAGGAATTAACT GCTGAGCACGAAGCAATCCTTAAAAAGAGGGAGAACTTGAACACCCCACTCACATGGAATGAATACAAATCTATGACCTTTACCCTTCAG GTTATCAATGAAGTTCTCAGGCTGGGGAACATTGCACCAGGGTTTTTCCGCAGAGCCCTGAAAGACATCCCTGTCAATG CAACAGGATATACAATTCCAGAAGGCTGGGTGATTATGATCGCCACAGCAGCTCTACATTTGAATTCCAACCAATTTGAAGATCCCCTTGCCTTCAATCCATGGCGCTGGAAG AACATCCAGCCAAGTGTTGTATCAAAATGTTTTATGCCATTCGGGTCAGGCATGAAGCAGTGTGCAGGAGCTGAGTACAGCAGGGTGTTGTTGGCTACCTTCCTACATGTCTTGGTCACAAAATATAG ATGGGCTATGGTCAAGGGAGGAAAGATCGTCCGAGCTCCTATCATAAGGTTTCCTGATGGATTTCATTTCAAAATCTCAGAGAAGAGCAACTAA
- the LOC113730605 gene encoding transcription factor MYB4, translating into MVRVPCCEKMGLKKGPWTPEEDQILISFVQQYGHENWRALPKQAGLLRCGKSCRLRWTNYLRPDIKRGNFSKEEEETIIKLHQIMGNRWSAIANRLPGRTDNEIKNYWHTHLKKRVHQDAAGQKDLRQLQTNLWRSNHPGSEGNGDVQNFTGSIHENFASLDYSISAPGPARVLAETNLKQSAKDSSKTNKYLGPASDSRLQFLSTGESIIEPGDDSIKEDMVFWYNLFLNAGKSQEKFAQIV; encoded by the exons ATGGTGAGGGTTCCTTGCTGCGAGAAGATGGGGTTGAAAAAAGGGCCATGGACTCCCGAGGAAGATCAAATACTGATATCTTTCGTTCAACAATATGGCCATGAAAATTGGAGGGCACTTCCCAAACAGGCTG GCTTATTAAGGTGCGGAAAGAGTTGCAGACTCCGATGGACGAATTACTTGAGGCCCGATATTAAGCGGGGAAATTTtagcaaagaagaagaagaaaccatCATTAAGCTTCATCAAATAATGGGAAACAG ATGGTCTGCTATTGCTAATAGATTGCCTGGACGAACAGACAATGAGATAAAAAATTACTGGCACACTCACTTGAAAAAGAGGGTTCATCAGGACGCCGCTGGGCAAAAAGATTTGCGACAACTACAAACAAATTTATGGAGATCAAATCATCCTGGTTCAGAGGGCAACGGTGATGTTCAAAACTTTACAGGAAGTATTCATGAAAATTTCGCCAGCTTAGACTACAGTATATCTGCACCGGGGCCAGCTAGAGTTCTTGCAGAAACTAATTTGAAACAATCGGCCAAAGATTCTTCCAAGACTAACAAATATCTGGGTCCTGCCTCAGACTCAAGGCTTCAGTTTCTATCCACTGGAGAATCTATTATTGAACCTGGGGATGATAGTATCAAGGAAGACATGGTTTTCTGGTACAACCTCTTTTTGAATGCTGGAAAATCACAGGAGAAATTTGCACAGATTGTATGA
- the LOC113730604 gene encoding protein CHLOROPLAST J-LIKE DOMAIN 1, chloroplastic isoform X2, translating to MSQTISIFSQKLYSQKFSSTLQNYPFQQSQNVQLIRFPRIYKVGKFMVQAASSAAGSPSNDFNPYEVLGVSPIEGFDMVKAAYAKKKKDAEKRGDEATATELEKAYDKIMMAQLTKRKKGETFGSFKVSKDIKFADKLPIVPWGPRPTKSDPKDIKINMAISAVFTAWIFIQRSAEYKPLQFLAFVFVYRIFEKLKAFEPPVSPTFTEEGEDEGRMLRMGKRLLRSLSLVFGCIAVASLGYTGILNLIEVAGGYIPRFLYYNQEMLITASTAVMLYVMASFYR from the exons ATGTCCCAAACCATCTCTATTTTCTCCCAAAAATTATATTCTCAGAAGTTCAGCTCCACTCTGCAGAATTATCCCTTCCAACAATCTCAG AATGTTCAACTTATCAGGTTTCCTAGAATATACAAAGTTGGTAAATTTATGGTTCAAGCTGCATCATCTGCTGCTGGGAGTCCAAGTAATGACTTTAATCCTTACGAG GTTCTTGGTGTAAGCCCCATTGAGGGATTTGACATGGTTAAGGCAGCATATgcgaagaaaaagaaggatgcTGAGAAGAGAGGTGATGAGGCAACTGCAACTGAG TTGGAGAAAGCATATGATAAAATCATGATGGCCCAATTAACAAAGCGGAAGAAAGGTGAAACTTTTGGTTCTTTCAAG GTGTCGAAGGATATAAAGTTTGCTGATAAGCTGCCTATTGTTCCCTGGGGCCCAAG GCCCACAAAGTCTGATCCAAAGGATATAAAGATCAACATGGCAATATCAGCAGTATTT ACAGCTTGGATTTTTATCCAGCGTAGTGCTGAATATAAACCTTTACAGTTTTTGGCCTTTGTTTTCGTATATCGCATATTTGAGAAGTTGAAAGCATTCGAACCACCGGTTTCTCCCACATTTACT GAAGAGGGTGAAGATGAAGGGAGAATGTTGAGAATGGGGAAGAGGTTACTCAGATCTCTTTCATTGGTTTTTGGTTGTATAGCTGTTGCTTCATTG GGATACACTGGTATTTTAAATTTGATCGAAGTTGCAGGTGGTTATATACCTCGCTTCTTGTACTACAACCAG GAAATGCTCATTACTGCTTCAACAGCAGTCATGCTTTATGTTATGGCCTCATTTTACCGATGA
- the LOC113730604 gene encoding protein CHLOROPLAST J-LIKE DOMAIN 1, chloroplastic isoform X1 has product MALTISSSLVQCPKPSLFSPKNYILRSSAPLCRIIPSNNLRFPRIYKVGKFMVQAASSAAGSPSNDFNPYEVLGVSPIEGFDMVKAAYAKKKKDAEKRGDEATATELEKAYDKIMMAQLTKRKKGETFGSFKVSKDIKFADKLPIVPWGPRPTKSDPKDIKINMAISAVFTAWIFIQRSAEYKPLQFLAFVFVYRIFEKLKAFEPPVSPTFTEEGEDEGRMLRMGKRLLRSLSLVFGCIAVASLGYTGILNLIEVAGGYIPRFLYYNQEMLITASTAVMLYVMASFYR; this is encoded by the exons ATGGCTTTAACGATATCTTCAAGCTTAGTTCAATGTCCCAAACCATCTCTATTTTCTCCCAAAAATTATATTCTCAGAAGTTCAGCTCCACTCTGCAGAATTATCCCTTCCAACAATCTCAG GTTTCCTAGAATATACAAAGTTGGTAAATTTATGGTTCAAGCTGCATCATCTGCTGCTGGGAGTCCAAGTAATGACTTTAATCCTTACGAG GTTCTTGGTGTAAGCCCCATTGAGGGATTTGACATGGTTAAGGCAGCATATgcgaagaaaaagaaggatgcTGAGAAGAGAGGTGATGAGGCAACTGCAACTGAG TTGGAGAAAGCATATGATAAAATCATGATGGCCCAATTAACAAAGCGGAAGAAAGGTGAAACTTTTGGTTCTTTCAAG GTGTCGAAGGATATAAAGTTTGCTGATAAGCTGCCTATTGTTCCCTGGGGCCCAAG GCCCACAAAGTCTGATCCAAAGGATATAAAGATCAACATGGCAATATCAGCAGTATTT ACAGCTTGGATTTTTATCCAGCGTAGTGCTGAATATAAACCTTTACAGTTTTTGGCCTTTGTTTTCGTATATCGCATATTTGAGAAGTTGAAAGCATTCGAACCACCGGTTTCTCCCACATTTACT GAAGAGGGTGAAGATGAAGGGAGAATGTTGAGAATGGGGAAGAGGTTACTCAGATCTCTTTCATTGGTTTTTGGTTGTATAGCTGTTGCTTCATTG GGATACACTGGTATTTTAAATTTGATCGAAGTTGCAGGTGGTTATATACCTCGCTTCTTGTACTACAACCAG GAAATGCTCATTACTGCTTCAACAGCAGTCATGCTTTATGTTATGGCCTCATTTTACCGATGA
- the LOC113730604 gene encoding protein CHLOROPLAST J-LIKE DOMAIN 1, chloroplastic isoform X3: MALTISSSLVQCPKPSLFSPKNYILRSSAPLCRIIPSNNLRFPRIYKVGKFMVQAASSAAGSPSNDFNPYEVLGVSPIEGFDMVKAAYAKKKKDAEKRGDEATATELEKAYDKIMMAQLTKRKKGETFGSFKVSKDIKFADKLPIVPWGPRPTKSDPKDIKINMAISAVFTAWIFIQRSAEYKPLQFLAFVFVYRIFEKLKAFEPPVSPTFTEEGEDEGRMLRMGKRLLRSLSLVFGCIAVASLGYTGILNLIEVAGGYIPRFLYYNQCRVVVEDLKFMCIF; encoded by the exons ATGGCTTTAACGATATCTTCAAGCTTAGTTCAATGTCCCAAACCATCTCTATTTTCTCCCAAAAATTATATTCTCAGAAGTTCAGCTCCACTCTGCAGAATTATCCCTTCCAACAATCTCAG GTTTCCTAGAATATACAAAGTTGGTAAATTTATGGTTCAAGCTGCATCATCTGCTGCTGGGAGTCCAAGTAATGACTTTAATCCTTACGAG GTTCTTGGTGTAAGCCCCATTGAGGGATTTGACATGGTTAAGGCAGCATATgcgaagaaaaagaaggatgcTGAGAAGAGAGGTGATGAGGCAACTGCAACTGAG TTGGAGAAAGCATATGATAAAATCATGATGGCCCAATTAACAAAGCGGAAGAAAGGTGAAACTTTTGGTTCTTTCAAG GTGTCGAAGGATATAAAGTTTGCTGATAAGCTGCCTATTGTTCCCTGGGGCCCAAG GCCCACAAAGTCTGATCCAAAGGATATAAAGATCAACATGGCAATATCAGCAGTATTT ACAGCTTGGATTTTTATCCAGCGTAGTGCTGAATATAAACCTTTACAGTTTTTGGCCTTTGTTTTCGTATATCGCATATTTGAGAAGTTGAAAGCATTCGAACCACCGGTTTCTCCCACATTTACT GAAGAGGGTGAAGATGAAGGGAGAATGTTGAGAATGGGGAAGAGGTTACTCAGATCTCTTTCATTGGTTTTTGGTTGTATAGCTGTTGCTTCATTG GGATACACTGGTATTTTAAATTTGATCGAAGTTGCAGGTGGTTATATACCTCGCTTCTTGTACTACAACCAG TGCAGGGTGGTTGTTGAGGACTTGAAGTTCATGTGCATCTTCTAG
- the LOC113730604 gene encoding protein CHLOROPLAST J-LIKE DOMAIN 1, chloroplastic isoform X4, whose translation MALTISSSLVQCPKPSLFSPKNYILRSSAPLCRIIPSNNLRFPRIYKVGKFMVQAASSAAGSPSNDFNPYEVLGVSPIEGFDMVKAAYAKKKKDAEKRGDEATATELEKAYDKIMMAQLTKRKKGETFGSFKVSKDIKFADKLPIVPWGPRPTKSDPKDIKINMAISAVFTAWIFIQRSAEYKPLQFLAFVFVYRIFEKLKAFEPPVSPTFTEEGEDEGRMLRMGKRLLRSLSLVFGCIAVASLKVGLAGSS comes from the exons ATGGCTTTAACGATATCTTCAAGCTTAGTTCAATGTCCCAAACCATCTCTATTTTCTCCCAAAAATTATATTCTCAGAAGTTCAGCTCCACTCTGCAGAATTATCCCTTCCAACAATCTCAG GTTTCCTAGAATATACAAAGTTGGTAAATTTATGGTTCAAGCTGCATCATCTGCTGCTGGGAGTCCAAGTAATGACTTTAATCCTTACGAG GTTCTTGGTGTAAGCCCCATTGAGGGATTTGACATGGTTAAGGCAGCATATgcgaagaaaaagaaggatgcTGAGAAGAGAGGTGATGAGGCAACTGCAACTGAG TTGGAGAAAGCATATGATAAAATCATGATGGCCCAATTAACAAAGCGGAAGAAAGGTGAAACTTTTGGTTCTTTCAAG GTGTCGAAGGATATAAAGTTTGCTGATAAGCTGCCTATTGTTCCCTGGGGCCCAAG GCCCACAAAGTCTGATCCAAAGGATATAAAGATCAACATGGCAATATCAGCAGTATTT ACAGCTTGGATTTTTATCCAGCGTAGTGCTGAATATAAACCTTTACAGTTTTTGGCCTTTGTTTTCGTATATCGCATATTTGAGAAGTTGAAAGCATTCGAACCACCGGTTTCTCCCACATTTACT GAAGAGGGTGAAGATGAAGGGAGAATGTTGAGAATGGGGAAGAGGTTACTCAGATCTCTTTCATTGGTTTTTGGTTGTATAGCTGTTGCTTCATTG AAAGTGGGACTTGCTGGGAGTAGTTAA
- the LOC113730603 gene encoding cell division cycle 5-like protein, which produces MRIMIKGGVWKNTEDEILKAAVMKYGKNQWARISSLLVRKSAKQCKARWYEWLDPSIKKTEWTREEDEKLLHLAKLMPTQWRTIAPIVGRTPSQCLERYEKLLDAACAKDENYEAGDDPRKLRPGEIDPNPESKPARPDPVDMDEDEKEMLSEARARLANTRGKKAKRKAREKQLEEARRLASLQKRRELKAAGIDVRQRKRKRRGIDYNAEIPFEKKPPPGFYDVTDEDRPVEQPKFPTTIEELEGERRVDREARLRKQDAARNKIAERQDAPSAIMQANKLNDPEAVRRRSKLNLPAPQIPDHELEAIAKIGIASDIIGSEELTEGNAATRALLASYAQTPQGGMTPLRTPHRTPAGKQDAIMMEAENQRRLSQSQTPLLGGDNPILHPSDFSGVTPRKKEIQTPNPLLTPSATPGGPGLTPRIGMTPSKDGYSFGTTPKGTPIRDELRINEDMEMHDSVKLRQADSRKELLSGLKNLPQPKNEYQIVTQPIPEDNEEPEEKIEEDMSDRLAREKAEEEARQQALLKKRSKVLQRELPRPPGASLDLIRTSLIRSDEDKSSFVPPTLIEQADEMIRKELLSLLEHDNAKYPHDEKVKKEKKKGTKRKAASVPVIEDFEENEMKEADSLIKDEAEFLRLALGHESASVDEFVEVHKTCLDDVMYFPNRRGYGLSSVANNMEKLAALQNEFECVKKTMDDDTKKAQGLERRIKVLTDGYQMRAGKLWSQVEAIYKQMDTAETELKCFQALQVQEHLAASNRINTLWEEVQKQKELESTLQKRFGDLLAQKEKIQNLLEEHRAKAQVQEEIAAENAAPELPKDEDSSIGNETMDVDVIPEVAPPSSSDTNEVPEIVKEQLGEARGELSSKAFVEEDHADVSDVKPQRGMNGPVQGTEEVVDASVTA; this is translated from the exons ATGAGGATTATGATAAAGGGAGGTGTTTGGAAAAACACCGAAGATGAAATCCTCAAGGCGGCGGTGATGAAATATGGGAAAAATCAATGGGCCCGAATCTCCTCGCTTTTAGTTCGTAAATCGGCTAAACAATGCAAAGCTCGCTGGTATGAGTGGCTCGATCCTTCTATCAAGAag ACTGAGTGGACGAGAGAAGAAGATGAGAAACTGTTACATCTTGCAAAGCTCATGCCCACCCAGTGGAGAACGATTGCTCCTATTGTTGGTCGTACTCCATCTCAGTGTCTGGAACGCTATGAGAAACTCCTTGATGCTGCATGTGCGAAGGACGAGAACTATGAGGCAGGAGATGATCCTCGCAAATTGCGTCCTGGAGAGATCGATCCAAATCCAGAATCAAAGCCTGCCCGTCCTGACCCCGTGGACATGGATGAGGACGAGAAAGAGATGCTTTCGGAAGCACGAGCTCGGTTAGCCAACACCAGAGGTAAAAAGGCTAAAAGGAAAGCAAGGGAGAAGCAGCTTGAAGAGGCTCGAAGGCTTGCTTCACTGCAGAAAAGGAGAGAGCTAAAGGCTGCTGGAATCGACGTGCGGCAAAGGAAGAGAAAGAGGAGGGGAATCGATTACAATGCCGAAATTCCCTTTGAAAAGAAGCCTCCTCCGGGCTTTTATGATGTTACAGATGAAGATCGGCCAGTGGAGCAACCGAAATTCCCTACTACCATTGAAGAACTTGAAGGTGAAAGAAGGGTTGATAGGGAAGCTCGTCTGAGGAAGCAGGATGCTGCGAGAAACAAGATTGCAGAGAGACAGGATGCTCCTTCAGCTATAATGCAAGCAAACAAGCTTAATGATCCAGAGGCAGTAAGGAGGAGATCAAAATTAAATCTTCCTGCACCACAAATTCCAGATCATGAATTGGAGgcaattgcaaaaattggtatAGCTAGTGATATTATAGGGAGTGAGGAACTTACAGAAGGTAATGCTGCCACTCGAGCCCTCCTTGCAAGTTATGCCCAGACACCACAGGGGGGAATGACTCCATTAAGAACCCCTCACAGAACACCTGCTGGTAAGCAGGATGCCATAATGATGGAGGCAGAAAATCAGAGGAGGTTAAGTCAATCTCAGACACCTTTACTTGGAGGAGATAACCCCATACTTCACCCCTCTGATTTCTCTGGAGTCACtccaaggaaaaaggaaatccaaacaCCAAATCCACTTTTAACTCCTTCAGCAACTCCTGGAGGCCCAGGCCTTACGCCTAGAATTGGCATGACACCTTCAAAGGATGGATATTCTTTTGGTACAACACCAAAAGGAACTCCAATTAGAGACGAGCTGCGCATAAATGAAGATATGGAGATGCATGACAGTGTTAAGCTGAGACAAGCTGATTCCAGGAAGGAACTGCTCTCTGGTCTGAAAAATCTTCCACAGCCCAAGAATGAGTACCAAATTGTCACCCAGCCAATTCCTGAAGATAATGAAGAGCCTGAGGAGAAGATTGAAGAAGACATGTCTGACAGGTTAGCTAGGGAGAAGGCTGAGGAGGAAGCTAGGCAACAAGCATTGCTGAAGAAAAGATCGAAAGTACTTCAGAGGGAACTACCTAGACCTCCTGGTGCTTCACTGGATTTAATCAGAACTTCACTAATAAGATCTGATGAAGACAAGAGCTCTTTTGTTCCTCCAACGTTAATTGAGCAGGCTGATGAAATGATAAGAAAGGAACTTCTGTCTTTGCTAGAGCATGATAATGCAAAGTATCCACATGATGAGAAagtgaagaaggagaagaagaaaggaacaaaaagaaaggcTGCTTCTGTACCTGTGATtgaagattttgaagaaaatgaaatgaaagag GCTGATAGCTTGATAAAAGACGAGGCTGAGTTTCTTCGTCTAGCATTGGGACATGAGAGTGCTTCTGTTGATGAATTTGTCGAAGTTCATAAAACATGCTTAGATGATGTTATGTATTTCCCTAATCGAAGAGGCTATGGGCTTTCCAGTGTTGCTAACAACATGGAGAAGCTTGCTGCTTTACAGAATGAATTTGAGTGTGTAAAGAAGACGATGGATGATGACACCAAGAAAGCACAGGGTCTTGAGCGAAGGATAAAAGTTCTTACAGATGGTTATCAG ATGAGAGCTGGGAAGCTATGGTCGCAAGTTGAAGCCATCTATAAGCAGATGGATACTGCAGAGACTGAGCTTAAATGCTTCCAAGCTTTGCAGGTGCAAGAGCACTTGGCTGCATCAAACAGGATAAATACTCTGTGGGAAGAAGTTCAGAAGCAGAAGGAGCTGGAGAGCACCTTACAGAAAAGGTTTGGGGACCTTCTGgcacaaaaagagaagattCAGAATCTCTTGGAGGAACACAGAGCAAAGGCACAAGTACAAGAAGAAATTGCAGCAGAAAACGCGGCCCCTGAGTTGCCCAAAGATGAggattcttcaattggaaatgaGACCATGGATGTTGATGTGATCCCAGAAGTTGCACCTCCTAGCTCAAGTGACACAAATGAGGTTCCCGAAATAGTGAAGGAACAGTTGGGGGAAGCTAGAGGAGAATTAAGTTCCAAAGCTTTCGTTGAGGAAGATCATGCAGATGTATCTGATGTTAAACCCCAGCGAGGTATGAATGGTCCGGTCCAAGGGACAGAAGAAGTCGTGGATGCCAGCGTTACTGCGTGA